One window of the Shewanella maritima genome contains the following:
- the fdh3B gene encoding formate dehydrogenase FDH3 subunit beta, translating into MAVMKFLCDTKRCIECNGCVTACKNENDSALEWGIQRRRVVTINDGQPGEASISVACMHCTDAPCMAVCPADCFYRTEDGIVLHDKDTCIGCGYCFYACPFGAPQFPKKTAFGSRGKMDKCTFCAGGPEENHSSEERHKYGANRIAEGKLPMCAELCATKALLAGDAGVVSDIYRNRMAARGNPNVIWGYNPKTGEMI; encoded by the coding sequence ATGGCAGTCATGAAATTTCTATGTGACACCAAACGCTGCATCGAGTGTAACGGTTGCGTCACAGCATGTAAAAACGAAAACGACTCTGCTTTAGAGTGGGGTATTCAACGTCGCCGCGTGGTGACAATTAACGATGGTCAGCCAGGCGAAGCGTCTATTTCAGTGGCATGTATGCACTGTACTGATGCGCCTTGTATGGCAGTGTGTCCGGCAGATTGTTTCTACCGTACAGAAGACGGCATTGTACTTCACGACAAAGATACTTGTATCGGTTGTGGTTACTGTTTCTATGCTTGTCCGTTTGGTGCACCGCAGTTCCCTAAAAAGACTGCATTTGGTAGCCGCGGCAAGATGGACAAATGTACCTTCTGTGCTGGTGGTCCGGAAGAAAATCACTCAAGCGAAGAACGTCACAAGTACGGTGCTAACCGTATTGCCGAAGGTAAGCTACCTATGTGTGCTGAGCTTTGTGCAACTAAAGCGCTACTTGCTGGTGATGCTGGTGTGGTTTCTGACATTTACCGTAACCGTATGGCGGCACGCGGTAATCCAAATGTCATTTGGGGCTACAACCCTAAAACCGGTGAAATGATCTAA
- a CDS encoding twin-arginine translocation signal domain-containing protein, which produces MSKQQPDLNRRSLLKAITVGGTASAALAVSGISIAQAQAPSAINTKSKGYQETAHVRSYYDSLRG; this is translated from the coding sequence ATGAGTAAGCAACAGCCCGATCTGAACCGCAGATCTTTGCTGAAAGCGATAACTGTTGGTGGCACTGCAAGTGCTGCATTAGCAGTTAGCGGAATCAGTATTGCACAGGCGCAAGCGCCAAGTGCAATCAATACAAAATCAAAAGGCTATCAAGAAACTGCTCACGTACGCAGTTACTACGATAGCTTACGCGGCTAG
- a CDS encoding formate dehydrogenase subunit gamma translates to MLNASLNKSLYSVIALLVLVMGLGLITSTAFAADEQSSQQQATTRTSDADLWRAVKAGESGYSTDKGLESNVLINVVGNEGKIARDTYLKPAIALAVVGVFAAFLVFYLVNGASKLDKGFSGKMVARWSQADIWLHWIMAVACLLLMVTGILIMLGRHFLAPYIGEGLWAGIIAFSKFSHDWAGPVFILSWLLCVIKWMPLQTFKLYDLKWFLVVGGYINFGPFKGKHPDAGFANAGEKMWFWTLVFFGLFVSVSGLMLVLPNLDLPREASMLALLVHGVSAAILIAFTIVHIWMATVLSEGGMECMVSGYCDENWAIQHHNLWYDEIKDNGTLKYKD, encoded by the coding sequence ATGTTAAACGCATCGTTAAACAAATCACTGTACAGCGTAATTGCTCTGTTAGTTCTAGTAATGGGACTTGGGTTAATCACGTCGACTGCTTTTGCTGCCGATGAACAATCAAGCCAGCAACAAGCAACAACACGAACGAGTGATGCCGATCTATGGCGCGCCGTGAAAGCTGGCGAGTCTGGATACAGTACAGACAAAGGCCTAGAGTCTAACGTGCTGATCAATGTGGTTGGTAACGAAGGCAAAATCGCCCGCGACACATACCTTAAGCCTGCAATTGCGCTAGCTGTGGTAGGTGTGTTCGCTGCATTCTTAGTGTTTTACCTGGTGAATGGCGCGTCAAAACTAGATAAAGGTTTCTCTGGCAAGATGGTTGCCCGCTGGAGTCAAGCTGATATTTGGTTACATTGGATAATGGCAGTAGCCTGCTTATTACTGATGGTGACGGGTATTCTGATTATGCTAGGGCGCCACTTCCTTGCACCGTATATTGGCGAAGGCTTATGGGCTGGCATTATCGCATTCAGTAAATTCTCACACGATTGGGCAGGTCCTGTGTTTATCCTGTCTTGGTTACTTTGTGTGATTAAGTGGATGCCATTGCAAACCTTTAAACTGTACGACCTAAAGTGGTTCTTAGTGGTTGGTGGCTACATTAACTTTGGCCCGTTCAAAGGCAAGCATCCAGATGCTGGTTTTGCGAACGCGGGTGAGAAAATGTGGTTCTGGACGCTGGTCTTCTTTGGTCTGTTTGTCAGTGTTTCGGGCTTAATGCTAGTACTGCCTAACCTAGATTTACCGCGTGAAGCTTCTATGCTAGCGCTGTTAGTTCATGGTGTAAGTGCGGCAATTTTGATTGCATTTACGATTGTACATATCTGGATGGCAACCGTACTGAGTGAAGGCGGTATGGAGTGTATGGTGTCTGGCTACTGTGATGAAAACTGGGCAATCCAGCATCACAACCTTTGGTATGACGAAATCAAAGATAACGGCACATTAAAGTACAAAGACTAA